One Ranitomeya imitator isolate aRanImi1 chromosome 1, aRanImi1.pri, whole genome shotgun sequence DNA window includes the following coding sequences:
- the LOC138657330 gene encoding putative proline-rich protein 21, with translation MHVAAQFSLVRVPKISILHSPAVSSRMSGAAVNLRSIHHLQSLFNLRSSVTICSQPPIHSPSPITIQPPIISHHSQSTSDPFTISDHYSTSDHQSPFAVNLRSIHHHRSLFNLRSSVTIRSQPSIHSPSSITIQPPIISHHSQTTSDPFTISDHYSTSDHQSPFAVNLRTIHHLRSLFNLRSSVTIRSQPPIHSPSPITIQLLIISHHSQSTSDPFTITDHYSTSDHQSPFAVNLRSIHHLRSLFNLRSSVTIRSQPPIHSPSPITIQPPIISHHSQSTSEPFTISDHYSTSDHQSPFAVNLRTIHHLRSLFNLRSSVTIRSQPLNHSPSPITIQPSIISHHSQSTSDPFTISDHYSTSDHQSPFAVNLRSIHHL, from the coding sequence ATGCACGTTGCTGCACAATTCAGCCTTGTGAGAGTGCCAAAGATCAGCATTTTGCATTCTCCAGCAGTCTCATCAAGAATGAGTGGTGCCGCGGTCAACCTCCGATCCATTCACCATCTCCAATCACTATTCAACCTCCGATCATCAGTCACCATTTGCAGTCAACCTCCGATCCATTCACCATCTCCAATCACTATTCAACCTCCGATCATCAGTCACCATTCGCAGTCAACCTCCGATCCATTCACCATCTCCGATCACTATTCAACCTCCGATCATCAGTCACCATTCGCAGTCAACCTCCGATCCATTCACCATCACCGATCACTATTCAACCTCCGATCATCAGTCACCATTCGCAGTCAACCTTCGATCCATTCACCATCTTCGATCACTATTCAACCTCCGATCATCAGTCACCATTCGCAGACAACCTCCGATCCATTCACCATCTCCGATCACTATTCAACCTCCGATCATCAGTCACCATTCGCAGTCAACCTCCGAACCATTCACCATCTCCGATCACTATTCAACCTCCGATCATCAGTCACCATTCGCAGTCAACCTCCGATCCATTCACCATCTCCAATCACTATTCAACTTCTGATCATCAGTCACCATTCGCAGTCAACCTCCGATCCATTCACCATCACCGATCACTATTCAACCTCCGATCATCAGTCACCATTCGCAGTCAACCTTCGATCCATTCACCATCTTCGATCACTATTCAACCTCCGATCATCAGTCACCATTCGCAGTCAACCTCCGATCCATTCACCATCTCCGATCACTATTCAACCTCCGATCATCAGTCACCATTCGCAGTCAACCTCTGAACCATTCACCATCTCCGATCACTATTCAACCTCCGATCATCAGTCACCATTCGCAGTCAACCTCCGAACCATTCACCATCTCCGATCACTATTCAACCTCCGATCATCAGTCACCATTCGCAGTCAACCTCTGAACCATTCACCATCTCCGATCACTATTCAACCTTCGATCATCAGTCACCATTCGCAGTCAACCTCCGATCCATTCACCATCTCTGATCACTATTCAACCTCCGATCATCAGTCACCATTCGCAGTCAACCTCCGATCCATTCACCATCTCTGA